Genomic segment of Apium graveolens cultivar Ventura chromosome 7, ASM990537v1, whole genome shotgun sequence:
ATTGTCCACAGAAATCTGCTTGGCAAACATGCGAGTTTTACAAATGATGGAAGAAAggtcaaaaaaaaattaaaaaaatttgcaaataaataaaaacaaaaaaaacagcAATAAAGTAAAGTCACCATGAAGTTCTCTTTCATGAATCGAGAATCAGCCTTTTGCCACATGAGAAATATAGCTATATTAGCTGCAATCAAGACTAGAATCAAGTTGTCAGGATCAACCCCCGAAACCATTTCCTGAGAATACAAAGATGGCTGTATGCATTAGAACTAAGAAGCATATATGGGGTATTTATGGATCATATAATGGGCAATTCTGAGTCCTCCCTTGAAAAATCAAACTTCCGTGCACCCCTAAATAGGAGCTCTTTTTGTGAGTCCAATCGGTGTAAAAACGCAAGGAATTGATGTCGCTGAACTAACTAACTACAAAATTCTTTTTAAAGAGTAAGCAACTGTAAATTTTACTTCAACAATATGTTACTATATGTTTTTTTGGTAGTTTCAGCTTGTCTAGGTAAGTGAGGAAAGATCCCTCGCCGCTACTTCAGTACTTGAATGATTCAAGTAACTTTGTATAACATTTTTGCATCAATGCACTATAGACCTGAGTTCTGACTATACATTTTAAGATGCTACATTTTTTCTTTGTCATTGTTGGAACATGAATCTCAATAGCTAAGATACTATAAGGTGAGGGAGAGTGACTAGTGGAggatgtaatttatttttaatatggCATGCTAATTAAATTCAAACCTATAACAGTATAACTACATCTATGCATCTTCTACTAAGTAAATAGTGAAGAAATCAAAAGTTTAAAACATGGAGTATAAAGTAAATATTGCTACCTGACAGGGGAAAGCTGGGACTTGACTGATGAGCTGGAGAATAAACGTTTTTGCAGAAAGTAACTTCTCGAAAAAACCCGTTTGAAATCAAGGAGCCCATTGCTTGGAGACTTCAACAAATCATTTGATTTCTGAAAAACCTTATTGAAAAGAACTGGATTTGCAAGAAACCCAAAAAACTTGTTGGGTTTTACTTTTACCCAAGAATTCGAAAGTGCAATAGTAGAGTACTGAGAGACTGAACTGGCATGGACCTTCTTGGTGTATATAAAGTTTGTTTTAGCTAAAGAAACAAAGGTGTTGAATATATATGAAGGGCCATTATTACTGGTTTGATGATTTTTCGAGAGCAACCTTAAGGAAATGAATCTCTGCATGGCTACTGAAATTTTCAAGAGAaactagtgtgtgtgtgttttggtCTGGAGAAGATGTATATATAATGTGTGTACATCACTAGATGTAAATGCATGCACCTATGTGGACTGTGGAATCAAGATTTGAAAATTGAAAGGGGAAAATTTTAGACAGTAAGAGAGTGCAGGTTGAAACATGCAGATGAGATGTGTATATTAGTTGGGAAAGTAGGCATGTGAAATAGTACAAGGCTAGGTGTAATACATTTTTATGGTCTTATGCTTTTGAATTATGTAGTGATAGCTTGCTAGTTATAGCCATTgcatatttataatttatatatagTTCTTGAACAGTTGTCTCAAAACAGTAGGAGTACATTTCATATATAATCTAGTAAGTTTCCAGATGATGCAGACTAGCTGTAGGAGTACATTTTACTGCTTTTGTGATGGAAAAGTGTATTACAGAAAGGTGTTTAAAAACCTACTAGTTTTAGCTAGCTATTGCATTTTTAGAATTCAAGCATTTTTAGCTATATGTCATCAATTGCAAGTCCAGAACTAACATCTGAAAACATTGCTAGTGGTAATAGCTTAAAAGAAAACTGAGAGAATTAAGTATATTTTCAAATTCAAATCAAGAATGTTGAATCTTTTTTCATTAAACTGAGGCGTGGAGCTGGAATAATAATGGTGAAGGATTTTTTGAGTCGCGTTTGGTCGCAGACAAAGTAAAAGTTCTGTTGCTCTTTAATCAACAAAACTGGAGAATTAATATTAAAGATCTAAAAACAACCGAAGACTGCTGGAGCCTGGAAGCATATTTATTTTGTTCACTACATTGCTCTATCTAGAGCTGATCATATAACAAACTTAAAAATAAGGATAAGCCACAGATAAGTAGCATACTTATCGATAAACTGTTCCTAAAACCCAAGAAGAAAACAGATAAACTGCATAATTCTAACAAGTTTTACTGTACATTTTTCATTGAACTTGTTGTTTGGTTCAAACATTACCATCCCTGTATTTTAGAAccattttattattattatttttgatatAACTTATCTGACAAAAATATTTAGCAATTTATAGGATTTATATGCATACAGTTGATGAATATTATACTGACAATACAATAGGTTAGAACCACTAGAAATGGAGGCAATAAGCTAACTAGTTCAGCAGAATCTGCAAACATTGAACATCTGAAGAGGCCTGCACTTGGTGGCTAGTTCCACTTGAGTAAATCCCAACAGGAACATCGTTACGTTAACCGTTTTGAAATCAATTTAGAATCAACTCACCAGCATCCTACATTAATTAGTTATTCAAAGGTTTCTGACTTTAAAAAGCCAACTTCGAAAAAACAAGACCTGTAGATGAAGTTGAAGAAAAAATGGTTAAAGACCCACGTTCACGTGAGAAATCTGAAATTCCATGAAATTTAGTAGCGAAAATCAAGTTTCCTATAATTCTTCCTACAAAGTGCCCATGCCACTGCAGCACCACCCAGATGAGCTGATCTAGAGACTCGTGTATCTCCCTGAGAAACAAAGAAAAAACAGTGTTGTATCAATTGCAAAGAATTACCATGTTCATTTAGATACATGTGAATTCTAATGATCTACAAAAGCGCTTGGatatttttgaaataaagagCAACAATGACGGTCCTGAAAATGGTGAGCACGGCAGAGACACATTCAGGAACGTTCTGCGAACACTTCTGACCAGAAATTGCTAAATCTAACTGTGAAGATGATTAATTGTAGCAATCCAAAAAATTgttatattaaaattttgattatCATTTCAAGGCGAGCTTAGATAGAATCAATATTAGAACTAGTCAAATACAACATATTAACTTGTTTATGATGCTCACATGTTATATACTAGTGATTCAAATATCAGAGAGTATGCAACATATGCTCATATTAATTAGAGTATTAGAGTATGAACTATTAAAATCAGAGAGTAAAGCAGTTACTGATAAGGTAGTGAACTTGATAGTTACAGAGCAAATAGACTGCTAGGTCATTGTATACTTCTAATGTAGTAATTTTCAATAACTTTTTTATGATGCTCATATGTTATATACTAGTGATTCAAATATCTATTACTGTATTGCACGGATATAAGTAAAATGTGAAGCGTGCGGCAACTTCACTACTATGTTAATGGACCAGGTTTAAAAACAACATATTCTACGTTGTAGCTTTAGCTAAACACTCTTTAAAACGTCAACACATGAACCCGCCAAGTAACACATTCTTAAAATTTTCTTCTTAAGTAGCAGTTCCATTCTTGTATTCTTTGAAAACTTTCTGAATGCAGCAGGTTTTAAGTATAGAGGGAGGGACCGAGGATTCGAAACAATTTATACAAGTCACGAGGCTATCAAAGTCTTAAATGTTTGACAGTGTTTCTTAGGAGAGCATACCTCAATTATCCTTGACATATCATTCATGATCAGATATATGCCCTGGATCATCGACAAACACCCAATTATTCATTATTTTGAACACCACTGTACTTTTCTACTCGTGGTAATTGGAAGTAAACTTACTAGTAAGAAAACAGGACATGGTAGTCCAATTATGAGCATCTTCGGAGTCAAGTACAAATCAAGCAGCATTATCGCAGTCACCGCTCCACTTGTCCCCTACATGACAGAACACATATCAAATGTAAAAAAAATGTAAAATCAAAGTAATGACCCAAATTGAAGATTATGGATAACAAGAAACCACAATTCAATTTAATTGATGAGTGAGGAAGCCAGGAAAACAGGATGTTACTTACCAATCCTGGCATGCTTGAAGGACTCATGTCTCCCATCTGCTTGCTCTGTGAAAACGAATATCAGAGGGTCATACATAATATCGATAGAGAAGTCTCATGATATCAATACCACACATATCAGAAGTACGTAAAGAAGGTGACTAATACGGATTTCACATATTACTTATTTTTATTCTCATGCTTTGCATTTAAACTGTACCGATACAAAATATATATAGCAACCTACAATTGTATAGTATTAGAGAACTCACACACAATTCAACAATTATTGCCCCCACATCAAATCATCATTACACACTCTACTTAAGGCCAATGCGCAAGgcttttatttagaaaaaaaactGATCTTGATGATTTTACATTCTTCAGTCAATAATTAATTTTTTGTGCACACAAAAAATAACTCAAGAAATAAGCTCAGTTCAACCCTTTTAATTTAAGACAGTTAAATATATGATTTGAAGCTCCCATTTCTGATAGCTATGTATGTTTCAAAGACTTTGAGATATGATTTACCTTTGAAGGGTTCTTATAGGCATGGTAAACCAAGTGGAAAACTGAGCCAACAAGTGCTCCAGCTAGATACAACTTCAGCAAAATCTCTGGACCAAAAGCACGTCCAATCTGGCCAGTTAAAAGTGAGTATCCACTTGTACTAATCAGGATAACGCGACATTCTATCTTTACATAAACTTATAAAGAAAATATAAACAAGGCCATATTATCAGTTTGATAACAAACGAGTTCTAATTTAAAATAGACCTGCTTATCTTTAAAGGTTATACAATACTAAAATAATAAATGATAACAGCCAAGTTTAAACTTGTAAAACTACAAAGTACTAAAATCAGATGAATTTCCAGACTGAGATCTTTTTTTGATTTGTAAAGCCTTAACAAGTGCTTCAGAATATAGATTTTTATGTCTATCCTATAGTTTTAAAAAAGAAATTGGCAATCTAATTTGCCTGACTGCTGTACAGAATTGGAAATATGATAAGTAACTAGCACTCTCACAGCCATTCTTAGATGTAGTGAATGCATGAAATATCCATAAATTTCTGTCAAGAGATGTGTTTAAGATCACATAAGTTCAATTCTGTGTTCATCAATTTTTTGATATTAAAAGAAGCATCACTACTATAAAGCATTGAAATTAATGTACATCAACGCATAATATGATTGTTTCCGGATAGTAAAGTTATCTTGTAAAAAGTACGCGTCGGATTAATACAAGTACCAAGGAAAAAGAGCTGGATTTTTTAGCCCTTTGTAATGCTCTTAATTCAAATGCAGGATGCAGGATTCTAGGATCTAAGCAATGTAAACGAAGGCCCAGTTTTTGCCACTATTACTATTCTCAAATGGATGTAATTATGTTGCTATGTCGGGATCAACTAGCATAGTCCATGACTACTAGGTTACAGTTACATGTCTCTTTGAAAAACTGAAATTGTATATAACCAAATTTTGTCATCCAACAATATGCAAACTCAGGAAAAAACAGCATGCCTTCCCTAATGTAATGTTAATACATCTTGCAACAGTTCTCAGTTAGCACATATTGGATAGCCAAGGTCCATTTCCTTTCCAGTCTATTGTTAGGTTACCGCAATATTCTCCAACCATAGTACTAACATATATTAAAACTGCAATAGAGTCTTAAATTGGGAACAATATATGGCATGTGACCTTACCCTTTTCCCAAAGATGTATAAACCAATCATGTTTGAGATCAAATGTCCACCATCCATATGACTAAAGGCAGAAGTTACCAATGTGTGCAAACGTCCACTTTTGAGATTGTCCAGAGAAATCTGTTTTCGAACATGTGAATTTTATAAATGA
This window contains:
- the LOC141672253 gene encoding RHOMBOID-like protein 12, mitochondrial produces the protein MQRFLSLKLFSKNHNTINTTSYIFSTFVSKIKTNPLQYSTATLTNAPAKPKIYFEFLSNPVLLNKIFQRSNAMLKAQNKGILDFKWVFSRSYSSQKCPHYSSSYNSLSSFRKWLQKTDPHNLVRGLIAANIAVFLLFRKASSQFKRENFMISLDNLKSGRLHTLVTSAFSHMDGGHLISNMIGLYIFGKRIGRAFGPEILLKLYLAGALVGSVFHLVYHAYKNPSKSKQMGDMSPSSMPGLGTSGAVTAIMLLDLYLTPKMLIIGLPCPVFLLGIYLIMNDMSRIIEGDTRVSRSAHLGGAAVAWALCRKNYRKLDFRY